The DNA window ACTGTTTTAACTTATACTCTATCAGAGCCAATTACCATTATCCAAAATAATGCATATTAAATTTCATACAAAAATTGACAAAAACTAGATAATGGTATTTAGAATGGATAGTCAACCACCACCCCATATATGTTCATAGTACAACAAACCTGAGACATTGGAAATACAGGCGAAGCATATGTCCATATGGTAAGTCTGCTTAAAGCCACTTCATCACGTAAATCAAACTTTGAATCTATTTTCATGGGGTCTCTTGCCCCGCCCAATCTAAATCGGATAGCTTTAGCTGAATATATAGGGACGCCATCATGAACATAATCTGACAAGaaatacaaattctatgtcagcaGAAGCAAAAGTTTGGAATCCTCAGTATAACTTATTTTTCAATTCAAATTGATATAcaaaatacatcaacatatctacAGGATTAACCTTGGAATGGTTGGACATAAATCTCGGTGACAAGACATATCTTGGAATATAGCCGATAAAGCAAAGTCTCGGTAACACAAGGATTGCTTTGCCCTATACTTGACCAATATGATAGGCCACGTTCAGTAATATCCCTAGGCTCCAATGTATTTGTAAGGCTTTCTTTTATGGGATCATTAGTGCTGGATGCACATATGGCTTGTGAGATGCAGTTGTTACCCATTGGCATGAGACCAAACGCTAGAATTGCATAGACTCTATGATCTCTTTTAAGACACTCCCGTTTTCTTGTATAATAATACCCCACATTGTTACCATCAAATTCAATCAGGTTGTCCCCCTCAATGGTTCGAACTACACTAGATAATTCAGGAATCATTTTCAAGCAAAGTTCCTTGCAGAGACCATTTTCAATAACTGCAAAATATTTAGATTTCATATTATTACCATTTGAACAGCAAAATAAAGCCAGAGAACATTGAGCTACACGCAGAATTTAGAGAACAATTTAGCATTAGAGAAATTCACTTTCAGAAGCATGCCATTAAAACTCACAAATTTGATATAGCATAGATAAAAACCTTCTGGATGAATAAGCATTTAAACAAATAAAGATACAAATGATAAAATCCTAGCACTGgaagaaataaaaaatagatagCTTACCAAAATCATTCCAAGAACTAGAAACGGCAGATGCACAAACAAGATCACGAGGATTATCCAAATAGGAGAAAACTTTAATTGACATGTCATGTCCGAGCCATTGGATTAAATCCAAATTGGTTTTCACTTTCGACATATTCTCAAGTATAAGATCCTGATTGAAAGCAAAAGTGGTCATTCAATCACTGCAGAACAGCTAAAGCTCAATGCCAGCAATAGTGATATCAAAACACAAACTGGAAATCTTCATAAATATGAGTTGAAatcaatttctttaaaaaatcagACCCTCTTAAGATTAAAGCACTGACaaatatatgataaaataaagttGAAAATTTGCCTACCACCAAAAGTCCAAAACATGATTAACAGATAGCGCCTCGGATGAACATTATACAATTTAAGAAAAGTATGCCATTTGAGAATTCACCAAGCCAAAGCAAGAAAAATGAAATTGATAATAGTTTACACGCGCGTGCATCAATGATATAAATCCTATCCATTATTGGTGATAATAACAGAAGATGACACTCAAATATGGCCGATCCAGCCGCAAACCTTGATATCACGGGGACAATCACAGTCGAGCAATAAAAATTAAGTGGAAATTTTGCACCGTGACCAAATCAtgctaaataaaaataagaatataaGGAAAAGAGACATTCAAGGAAGGAAATCCATGCTTGTATTAAGAAAATATAAAGTCACAATGTTGTATGCGAAAACTATGAACACGCATACTCATAGGCATGGAAAAGGAATTACCTTTCAGCAAAAGAGTATGAGTCTGAGATGACAAAAGACCTAGAAAGTGAGAGAAAACAAAAGCATAGGAATGGATGGCACGGGATTTATAACCGTGGTGTCTTAACTCTTAAGGGTAGAACTCTTCTAGAAGGACAAGTCATCCCTCAAATGAAATATTCTGGAAATTTGTTCTCTTTTTATATGTACTTTTTCGGGAAAAAAAATATACTGTGGATTGAGATATTTTTATGTCAAtctttttatttatctatttcttTGACGTCTAGCATACAATGTACGTGGTGTATCAATGAACAATCTTgtaattatcgttgaatcttaatttttggtatttttattggCCAACAGGGCAATATTGTCAACTCTTAATCTCAGAAtttgggttgggcctaactcattcctacaaaaacggcttgtaaggtgaggattacccccacttataaacacaacacaggccatatctctaagcaatgtgggactaaatccaccccttcaaagccaacacaatgaaggtgttaGGACTGCAATGAAAGCAAGCCAAAGTGCCGCAATTAAGGCGACTAGAGGCGGACTGCAATTAAGGCGGTAAGTCCAACAATTAATCATCGTCAGATCAAAGTTTTGTTAACTTCGCTCCGCCCCTTTCATAAATGGCTGGCCGCCTTGGTCTCCACTGATTTGTGCTTAGCTATGTGTTGAAAATTCTCAGCCAAGCCATGGACCACTCAAGTCATCTTTATCCTCACCGCCTTAACCATCACCAATCTGTAGCCACTCTCTTCCTCCTCTTTATCTGCCTCACATCTTCTCTGCCCTACCCTCCGCCAAATCGTCAATCTAAAAAATGCTTCTTTGAACTGTCTTTTCTCCCAGACAAAATCCAAACccaaattttaacaaaaaaataaattcaatGCGATGATCCGTATAACAATCTCTCCTCttagaaaatatatttagaaTTGGTTCATTCTTTAaggattttatatatttttcaataagcaatttaTAAATTGGTTAAGTTAACTTACCTAAATAATGCAAACATGATTTACTTCCTCATCAAATCCTCCTAAAAATCTACAACCCCAACCTCAGTGAATATTAATCAGTAACCAAACACTCTCAAAGAAAATGTGTATGATAGAAAGCACAAGGCAGTAATAACTCACAACAACCCTAGATTTTAAAACCAACAAATAAGTAACAATCTTCAATTATAAAAACTTGCAACCATAAACATTTCAATTAACTAATACAAACAACAAATTATTATAACACAAATAGCCAAAAAAGTTAAGAAGAAATAGAAGTagaattttcataaattttatggTCATTCATGCTAACATATACAAAATATGAGAAGAAAAAGTCACACAACTCaagtaaaaatagaaaattaagaaTGATACCTGAAATCAAAGAAACCGCAATCCATTCTGCTGTGCAGTAGGTACATGCAGTGCTCAATTTTGATTCTCTCGCATCGCTCATTCTTTCTTCTGCGCAATTCCTCTTTCTCCATTGTCTCACTATAAAAAATCCTTCTTCCGCTCTCTGTTCGTTTAGAGAGGTGGGGGTATTTGTGACATTAGAAGATATTTTTATTTTCCAAGCACAATCATTTGTTTtacaaaagtaaaaaataaaaaattatgttttagGTAGACCATAAAagtctatatttaaaaaaaatatagggtTAAACGCTATTTTGTCCCCTGCCATTTGGGGGAAATCCGGAAAacaaccctgtaaaaaaaaaatttagattccATCCCTGTAATTTCCAGATTCCCTCTTTTTAAACCTTAAGTGGATTTTAGTGGATGACATGTGATTTTTAGCTGATGTGGCAAAGAATATAATACATATGTGTCATATTTATTTCTTTAACATATTTTATGTGGCAATTTCACTTTCCTCTTTCCTCTTTCACCCCCTGAAACCTAACGTTTTGAAACCCACCATCTTCAATCCACCATCTTCAATCTACCGTAATCTCGTTTCAAACACCGTAATCTCGTTTCAAACACCGTAATCTCGTTTCAAACACCGTAATCTCgtctaaaaaaaccctaatttctgtTTTCGCCATGCCATTGTTCGACTTATGCATACACCATGGAGGTCAATTTGTACGTGAAAGTGGAAGCTTCGTATTTTACCAAGGAGGTGATGAAACTTTTGTTCGTGGGCAAGAATCAGATACTTGGTCATACTATGAAGCCTTGAGTTTGGTTATGGAGTGTGGTTTTGATTGTGCTGGAGTCCGCTTGTGGAGGAAAATCGAAGGTACAGTACAGATGAGAAATTTTTTCATGTTACTGATGATGTACATGTTACAGAAATAGCAAATCATGCTATTATGAACAATGTTGAGGGACATATTTGGCTTGAAAAATTTGTTGGAGGAAACACAGATAGGGTTGAGAATCCAAATATCATTGAAGTTGCTATTGAGGAATCGAGTGAGGATGAAGAAGCTGATGGAGTTACTTTTGGTGACAGTGAGGAAGAAAGAGTAAATGATGCTAAAGAAGGATTCGTGGTCGTGGAGGTTGATAAACCTGATGAAGGTAATAGGGTTGAAATTGGTGGTAAGAAATTAAGGTTCAAGTTGAGAGCTAGGAAGAATACATCAACACCGAGTTCTCCCAAAAAACTGAAGttacatgttcattcaaaaattgcTGGTGGCCAACCAAGTTCTGAAAGGGTTGTAGAGGAAGATGGGGATTATGAAAGTGAAGAGCTTGAAAGTTCTGATCCAGATGCTAGTGATGATGAAAAGATGCCCAAATATGAGAAGTTTAGGGGAGATTTACTCAACAAAGACTATGAGTTCAAACTAGGTATGGAGTTTAACTCTCTTGTTGAATTCAAAGATGCCATAAGAGAATGGTCTGTTTTAAATGGTAGAGAGATTAggtttgtgaaaaatgaaagtaatAGGGTAAGGGTAGAATGTAGGGGGTAAATGTGGTTTTTTAGCCCTTTGTAGTAAAGTTGGTGACAAACAAACTTTTCAATTAAAGACTTGGGTGGGGACACATACATGTGCTAGGGTTTTGAATAACAAGTCAGCAAATTCTAAGTGGGTGTCTAAGGTTGTGGTAGAAAAGAGGCAGTATAGTGGCAAAGTCAAAGTTTCAGATCTAATGGCAGAATTAAGGAGCAAGTACTCAGTTGGAATTACTAAAGGAAGGGCATGGAGAGGAAAAAACATAGCTGAGGAAATTATTGAAGGTGACTCATGTAAGCAATATTCAATGTTATATAGATATGCTGCAGAACTTAAGAAACAAAATGATGGAAACACTGCAAAGATCAATGTGGAGAGGCCAATCCCAACTCTTCCACCAAGATTTGGGAGCTTCTACTTTTGTTTTGATGGCTGCAAGAAAGGCTTTCTGCAAGGTTGCAGACCATTTGTTGGTGTAGATGGTTGTCATTTGAAGACAAAATATGGTGGCCAACTACTTATTGCTGTAGCTAGAGATCCCAATGATCAATACTTTCCTCTAGCATTTGGTGTTGTGGAGACAGAGTCAAAAGAAAGTTGGAGATGGTTTTTGCAACTACTAATGGAAGACATTGGACAACAAGGGAGATATGTTTTTATATCTGACTAACAAAAGGTAACTGTGTTATTGTTTAGTATTTTTCATATCCTCTAGCATAAATTGGTTATCATTTAGTAACTGTGTTATGTTTAATGTCAATATTATAGGGACTAGTTTTATGTTTAGTAACTGTGTTATGTATAGTAACTGTGTTATGTTTAATGTCAATATTATAGGGACTAGTGGCTGTGTTTGAAGAGATGTTTGAGTCAATCGAGCATAGAATATGTCTAAGGCATTTGTATGCCAACTTCAAAAAGAAATTTGGTGGAGGTAGTGCAATAAGGGATCTAATGATGGGAGCAGCAAAGGCAACTTATGTACAGGCTTGGGAGAAAAAGATGTCTGAGTTAAGGCACCTTGATCCAAAGGCTTGGGAGTGGCTAGTTGGTGTTCCTACCAAACTATGGTGTAAGCATGCCTTCAGCTATTATCCAAAGTGTGATGTCCTTATGAATAACATCAGTGAGTCTTTTAATAGTACCATATTGCAGGCTAGAGATAAACCAATTATCACTATGTGTGAATGGATTAGAAATTATCTCATGAATAGGATAGCTGGTAGCTTAACAAAGTTAGACAAATGGAAACATAAAACCATGCTTATGCCAAGGAAAAGAATGGACAAGGAAGTTGCACTTAGTGGTAATTGGATTCCTACTTGGTGTGAAAATATGATATGGCAGGTTAACCATACTTTTGATGGTCATCAATTCATTGTTGACCTTAGTAAAAAAACCTGTACATGTTGCTTTTGGGATCTTGTAGGTATTCCATGCAGGCATGCTATAGCAGCTATGAGTTATCAGAACTTGGATCCAGAAACATTTGTGGATAGCTGCTATAGCAGGGAAACATACACTAAATGCTATTCCTTCAGTGTAAGTCCAACAAATGGAATGGATATGTGGCCTAATGTTGAAGTTGAGGATGTGCTTCCACCAACATTTAAGAAAGGTCCAGGCAGACCAAGGAAACTTAGGATTAGAGAGCTTGATGAAAATGGATCTAGGATGAGAAGGCCTGGAGTTACTTACAGATGTACTAAGTGTGATAAAATTGGGCATAACTCAAGAAAATGTCAGAGTACTCAACAAAATCCTGATGCATTAAAGAGGAAGGTACTAATTATCTCATGTTATTATTGTATGTTCTGTCAATTATGTTCATAGAGGTTGGTGCTAATTATGTTTTGTCATTAATTTGTGTATCACTAGAGAAAAGCACCAAGAAATGTCCATAGAGCCAACACTACAACTGCTGAAGAGGTGATTGCAAGCACTGCACCTGCTGAGGAGGTCATGGCAAGCACTGCACCTGCTGAGGAGGTGATGGCAAGCACTGCAAATGTTGAGGAGGTCATGGCAACTCAGTCATCACAGCTAGTGAATCCAACTCAGTCCcccaaaaagaaaaacaaaaagtctcccaaaaagaagaacaaaaagtGAAGACTATGTGCAGCATTATGTATCAGTTTGGATATTTAAGTTGATGGCATTTTGAGAAAGATTTAAGTTGATGTGCAACATTGTGTAACATTTTGAGAAAGGTTTAAGTTGACTGAATTTTATGTAATTTTGGGTCAGTTTATATGCAACATTATGTAtcagtttatgtgcaacattgtGTATCAGCTTACATTATGTATCATTTTGGGTCAGCTTAATTTTGGGTCAGCTTACATTATGACTCAGTTTGTATGCAACTCTGTGTTCAGCTTACATTATGTATCATTTTGTGCAACTTTATAGCAATTTTGGGTCAGCCTATCTTGTTAATATGTCAAATAATCTCATGCAATTAAAAGTAGTTCATGATCACATAATCAATGTTTTAGTTTGATGCATAGGAATTGATCATATCATCATACATTTAGTTTATGTAGCTTTAACAAGTGAAAATCTGAATAACACTCAGTATGAATCGATACATATGTTCTATGAGTCGAACCAACAAGCAATGAGCCGATCCATACGTGTTTTGTATCGACTCATACAGCTTCTGCTTCTCTGTTTTTCAATTCAAACTCAGCATGTGTCGAACCATATACCCATGAGCCGAACCAAAATAACATGAGCCAATTCATATGATACATGGATCGAACCATAATTGTTATGCAATTCTGTTTTGCATCTTTACTCAGTATGAATCGGACCATATCCTTTATGCATCGAACCAAAATAACATGAGCCAATTCATACGATAAcacatttcattcattcatttcaAGCAACATTATAGCCAACTCAAACACATTTCATTCATTTCAAGCATAATACAACGGTTACAACAGGTTGTTTATTGACTACTTAGCTACATTACAAAGAGTAAACATAACAGAAAAACAGATCCAAGATGCAATAAGAGTGTATGTGAGGACATTAATAGTCTTCTGATCCTTTGCAGACTTCTGTTTCAGTTTGTCAATTTTCTTGTTGTTCAATGATTTCCCTAACTCGTCTACAAATGTCTTCCCAAACTCTGCTACATAGTTCCTCATAACCTCTAACATCTTTTCACTTccacaagaaactccatcatacagaTTTTCTTCAACTTTTCCACTTTCAATTTCATCATTCCAGTGAAACCCATTGCAATCATTCTCCTTCTGCCAAATCAAACATCACAACCTTATGAACATTAATGAAATCCTAACTCTTGTGAATTATCAAAATAAAGTCAAATCAACATAGAGATACGAAGTAATATGTACTAACCCCCCAGTATTTGCACTTCCAATATCTTCTTCCTGGGTTTGACCTGGATTTTGAAACAAAAATTCGCATGGGGAGATGGTGTCCACAAACTGGAGCTCTTCGTCCACAACTGTTGACCCCAGAGCTTTCGCTTGCGCCTGACATAACTAGATGTTTGAAGAAGAATTAGGAGATGTTAGATGAAGTAGAAAACGAAGAGGTGGTAGAAAACAAAGAGGTGGTAGAAaacgaagatgaagaagacaacgtTGAACCCTAATCTGAGGAAAGTGAAATTGCCACATAAAATATGTTAAAGAAATAAATATGACACGTATGTATTATATTCTTTGCCACATCAGCTAAAAATCACATGTCATCCACTAAAATCCACTTAAGGTTTAAAAAGAGGGAATCTGGAAATTACAGGGATGGaatctaaactttttttttacagggttgtTTTCCGGATTTCCCcaaatggcagggggcaaaatagcgtTTAacccaaaaatatattatttcagaAGAATTTTTGTACATGATTCATCGATTTATCTTTTTAGTTTATTAAAGTAACACACTCATTATTaaacacataaaaataaaatacttaacttaataattaattaatgtttCCATTAACAAAGTATTCTCACACATAAAACA is part of the Vicia villosa cultivar HV-30 ecotype Madison, WI linkage group LG2, Vvil1.0, whole genome shotgun sequence genome and encodes:
- the LOC131653163 gene encoding F-box protein At4g00755-like isoform X2; protein product: MSKVKTNLDLIQWLGHDMSIKVFSYLDNPRDLVCASAVSSSWNDFVIENGLCKELCLKMIPELSSVVRTIEGDNLIEFDGNNVGYYYTRKRECLKRDHRVYAILAFGLMPMGNNCISQAICASSTNDPIKESLTNTLEPRDITERGLSYWSSIGQSNPCVTETLLYRLYSKICLVTEIYVQPFQDYVHDGVPIYSAKAIRFRLGGARDPMKIDSKFDLRDEVALSRLTIWTYASPVFPMSQENKLQHFKLPEPVLCIGGFLLVELLGSAQEFVGNNLFYICISHVKVVGRILSPEIPVKTRVIRRFSLSSTQGGVANRLIN
- the LOC131653163 gene encoding F-box protein At4g00755-like isoform X1; protein product: MSKVKTNLDLIQWLGHDMSIKVFSYLDNPRDLVCASAVSSSWNDFVIENGLCKELCLKMIPELSSVVRTIEGDNLIEFDGNNVGYYYTRKRECLKRDHRVYAILAFGLMPMGNNCISQAICASSTNDPIKESLTNTLEPRDITERGLSYWSSIGQSNPCVTETLLYRLYSKICLVTEIYVQPFQDYVHDGVPIYSAKAIRFRLGGARDPMKIDSKFDLRDEVALSRLTIWTYASPVFPMSQHIVQENKLQHFKLPEPVLCIGGFLLVELLGSAQEFVGNNLFYICISHVKVVGRILSPEIPVKTRVIRRFSLSSTQGGVANRLIN
- the LOC131650784 gene encoding uncharacterized protein LOC131650784 → MSGASESSGVNSCGRRAPVCGHHLPMRIFVSKSRSNPGRRYWKCKYWGKENDCNGFHWNDEIESGKVEENLYDGVSCGSEKMLEVMRNYVAEFGKTFVDELGKSLNNKKIDKLKQKSAKDQKTINVLTYTLIASWICFSVMFTLCNVAK